One Prionailurus bengalensis isolate Pbe53 chromosome D3, Fcat_Pben_1.1_paternal_pri, whole genome shotgun sequence genomic region harbors:
- the SMTN gene encoding smoothelin isoform X9 translates to MADEALAGLDEGALRKLLEVTADLAERRRIRSAIRELQRQELQREEEALASKRFRAERQDNKENWLHSQQQEAEQQAALARLAGRLESMNDVEELTALLRGAGEYEERKLIRAAIRRIRAQEIEAATLAGRLCSGRPNSGSREESKGQAAHRLERCEVPEREKQKQQAEIPEPTPTPQGTSRDVTTVTLLVQAPPGGTPSLPASPVSSPTTASPEPPLEPSEAQCPAAEAVGSPESPSSPPRATSPEPQELPATPSIERQVVNKLLPGPTEPPAVQGPTKGPSDTKRADLAGPRPCQRSLSMLSPCQPAQNREPTTLASGPSSFQRAGSVRDRVRKFTSDSPMAAGLQEGPPRLVLGPSTPTRLLGPSHISTTPASSSNSSSSRGPSDTSSRHSKEPRGTARPLAQLQSCPREEGPGRRGLAARPLENRAGGPVARSEEPSALLPVPVGTAEPGASMKTTFTIEIKDGRGQASTGRVLLPTGNQRAELTLGLRAPPTLLSTSSGGKSTITHISSPGTLARLGSVTHVTSFSHASPDSRGGCGIKMEPEPAEPPSAEVEVANGAEQTRVDKAPETRSPLNTEELMAIEDESILDKMLDQTTDFEERKLIRAALRELRQKKRDGGGHTMVQTKTFSSSSSKKMGSIFDREDEASPRPGSLAALEKRQAEKKKELMKAQSLPKTSASQARKAMIEKLEKEGASGSPGGPRAAVQRSTSFGVPNANSIKQMLLDWCRAKTRGYEHVDIQNFSSSWSDGMAFCALVHNFFPEAFDYGQLSPQNRRQNFEVAFSSAETHADCPQLLDTEDMVRLREPDWKCVYTYIQEFYRCLVQKGLVKTKKS, encoded by the exons ATGGCAGATGAGGCCTTAGCTGGGCTGGACGAAGGAGCCCTGCGGAAGCTG TTGGAGGTCACAGCGGATCTGGCAGAGCGGCGGCGCATCCGCTCAGCCATCCGGGAGTTGCAGCGGCAGGAGCTGCAGCGTGAGGAGGAGGCCCTGGCATCCAAGCGCTTCCGTGCTGAGCGGCAGGACAACAAGGAGAACTGGCTGCA CTCTCAGCAGCAGGAAGCGGAGCAGCAAGCTGCTCTGGCGCGGCTGGCAGGGCGGCTGGAGTCCATGAATGACGTGGAAGAGCTGACTGCACTG CTGCGAGGTGCTGGTGAGTATGAGGAACGCAAGCTGATCCGAGCTGCCATCCGCCGCATAAGGGCCCAGGAGATTGAGG ctGCCACGTTGGCTGGGAGGTTGTGCAGCGGGCGTCCCAACAGTGGCTcaagagaagagagcaaggggCAGGCAGCACACAGGCTGGAACGGTGTGAG GTGCCGGAGCgagagaaacagaagcagcagGCAGAGATCCCAGAGCCAACCCCAACCCCCCAGGGCACCAGCCGAGATGTGACCACAGTGACACTCCTGGTGCAGGCCCCACCTGGGGGCACACCCAGCTTACCTGCCTCACCCGTCAGTTCACCTACCACTGCTTCTCCTGAGCCTCCACTAGAGCCTTCTGAGGCCCAGTGTCCTGCTGCTGAGGCTGTGGGCAGCCCCGAGTCACCCTCCAGCCCACCCAGGGCCACCAGCCCTGAGCCCCAGGAGCTGCCAGCCACCCCCAGCATTGAGAGGCAGGTGGTCAACAAG CTCCTGCCTGGCCCCACAGAGCCCCCAGCTGTCCAAGGCCCCACCAAAGGTCCCTCCGACACAAAGAGAGCAG ACCTGGCTGGACCCCGTCCCTGCCAACGCTCCCTGTCCATGCTCAGTCCCTGCCAGCCAGCCCAGAACCGAG AGCCCACCACTCTTGCCAGTGGACCTTCCTCATTCCAGCGGGCTGGCTCCGTGCGGGATCGTGTGCGCAAGTTCACATCTGATTCTCCTATGGCTGCTGGGCTTCAGGAGGGTCCACCCCGGTTGGTCCTGGGTCCCTCGACCCCCACAAGACTCCTGGGCCCCTCCCACATCAGCACTACTCCTGCCTCCTCTTCCAACAGCTCCTCCTCACGGGGCCCCAGCGACACCTCCTCCCGACACAGCAAGGAGCCACGAGGAACAGCCAGGCCCCTGGCCCAGCTTCAGAGCTGCCCCCGGGAGGAGGGCCCCGGGAGGCGGGGCTTGGCTGCCAGGCCCCTTGAAAACAGAGCAGGGGGGCCTGTGGCCCGCTCAGAGGAGCCCAGTGCCCTGCTTCCTGTGCCTGTCGGCACTGCCGAGCCAGGGGCCAGTATGAAGACCACATTCACCATCGAGATCAAGGATGGCCGTGGCCAGGCATCCACAGGCCGAGTGCTGCTGCCCACAGGCAACCAGAGGGCAG aaCTGACACTGGGACTACGGGCGCCTCCCACCCTTCTTAGCACCAGCAGTGGGGGCAAGAGCACCATCACCCATATCAGCAGCCCTGGGACCCTGGCGCGCCTGGGTAGCGTCACTCACGTCACCAGCTTCAGCCATGCCTCCCCTGATAGCCGGGGAGGCTGTGGCATTAAG ATGGAGCCAGAGCCAGCAGAGCCCCCGTCTGCAGAAGTGGAAGTGGCTAACGGTGCTGAGCAGACCCGGGTAGACAAAGCACCAGAGACGCGGAGTCCCCTGAACACTGAGGAGCTGATGGCCATCGAGGATGAAAGCATCCTGGACAAGATG CTGGATCAGACTACAGACTTTGAGGAGCGGAAGCTCATCCGGGCTGCGCTACGTGAGCTCCGACAAaagaagagag ATGGTGGTGGCCATACTATGGTGCAAACCAAGACTTTCTCCTCTTCATCATCCAAGAAGATGGGCAG TATCTTCGACCGCGAGGATGAGGCCAGCCCACGGCCCGGCAGCCTGGCCGCACTCGAGAAACgccaagcagagaaaaagaaagagctgatGAAGGCGCAGAGCCTGCCCAAGACCTCAGCCTCCCAGGCGCGCAAGGCCATGATTGagaagctggagaaggaaggTGCCTCTGG CAGCCCTGGTGGACCCCGTGCAGCCGTGCAGCGTTCCACCAGCTTTGGGGTCCCCAATGCCAACAGCATCAAGCAGATGTTGCTGGACTGGTGCCGAGCAAAGACACGTGGTTATGAG CACGTGGATATCCAGAACTTCTCCTCAAGTTGGAGTGATGGGATGGCCTTCTGTGCCCTGGTGCACAACTTCTTCCCTGAGGCATTCGACTATGGGCAGCTCAGCCCACAGAACCGGCGTCAGAACTTTGAGGTGGCCTTCTCATCTGCTGA GACCCATGCGGACTGCCCGCAGCTCCTGGACACAGAGGACATGGTGCGGCTTCGAGAGCCTGACTGGAAGTGCGTGTACACGTACATCCAGGAGTTCTACCGCTGTCTGGTCCAGAAGGGGCTGGTAAAAACCAAAAAGTCCTAA
- the SMTN gene encoding smoothelin isoform X4 yields the protein MADEALAGLDEGALRKLLEVTADLAERRRIRSAIRELQRQELQREEEALASKRFRAERQDNKENWLHSQQQEAEQQAALARLAGRLESMNDVEELTALLRGAGEYEERKLIRAAIRRIRAQEIEAATLAGRLCSGRPNSGSREESKGQAAHRLERCEVPEREKQKQQAEIPEPTPTPQGTSRDVTTVTLLVQAPPGGTPSLPASPVSSPTTASPEPPLEPSEAQCPAAEAVGSPESPSSPPRATSPEPQELPATPSIERQVVNKLLPGPTEPPAVQGPTKGPSDTKRADLAGPRPCQRSLSMLSPCQPAQNREPTTLASGPSSFQRAGSVRDRVRKFTSDSPMAAGLQEGPPRLVLGPSTPTRLLGPSHISTTPASSSNSSSSRGPSDTSSRHSKEPRGTARPLAQLQSCPREEGPGRRGLAARPLENRAGGPVARSEEPSALLPVPVGTAEPGASMKTTFTIEIKDGRGQASTGRVLLPTGNQRAELTLGLRAPPTLLSTSSGGKSTITHISSPGTLARLGSVTHVTSFSHASPDSRGGCGIKMEPEPAEPPSAEVEVANGAEQTRVDKAPETRSPLNTEELMAIEDESILDKMLDQTTDFEERKLIRAALRELRQKKRDQRDKERERRLQEARARPGEGRGNTATETTTRHSQRAADGSAVSTVTKTERLVHSNDGTRTARTTTVESSFVRRSENGGGHTMVQTKTFSSSSSKKMGSIFDREDEASPRPGSLAALEKRQAEKKKELMKAQSLPKTSASQARKAMIEKLEKEGASGSPGGPRAAVQRSTSFGVPNANSIKQMLLDWCRAKTRGYEHVDIQNFSSSWSDGMAFCALVHNFFPEAFDYGQLSPQNRRQNFEVAFSSAETHADCPQLLDTEDMVRLREPDWKCVYTYIQEFYRCLVQKGLVKTKKS from the exons ATGGCAGATGAGGCCTTAGCTGGGCTGGACGAAGGAGCCCTGCGGAAGCTG TTGGAGGTCACAGCGGATCTGGCAGAGCGGCGGCGCATCCGCTCAGCCATCCGGGAGTTGCAGCGGCAGGAGCTGCAGCGTGAGGAGGAGGCCCTGGCATCCAAGCGCTTCCGTGCTGAGCGGCAGGACAACAAGGAGAACTGGCTGCA CTCTCAGCAGCAGGAAGCGGAGCAGCAAGCTGCTCTGGCGCGGCTGGCAGGGCGGCTGGAGTCCATGAATGACGTGGAAGAGCTGACTGCACTG CTGCGAGGTGCTGGTGAGTATGAGGAACGCAAGCTGATCCGAGCTGCCATCCGCCGCATAAGGGCCCAGGAGATTGAGG ctGCCACGTTGGCTGGGAGGTTGTGCAGCGGGCGTCCCAACAGTGGCTcaagagaagagagcaaggggCAGGCAGCACACAGGCTGGAACGGTGTGAG GTGCCGGAGCgagagaaacagaagcagcagGCAGAGATCCCAGAGCCAACCCCAACCCCCCAGGGCACCAGCCGAGATGTGACCACAGTGACACTCCTGGTGCAGGCCCCACCTGGGGGCACACCCAGCTTACCTGCCTCACCCGTCAGTTCACCTACCACTGCTTCTCCTGAGCCTCCACTAGAGCCTTCTGAGGCCCAGTGTCCTGCTGCTGAGGCTGTGGGCAGCCCCGAGTCACCCTCCAGCCCACCCAGGGCCACCAGCCCTGAGCCCCAGGAGCTGCCAGCCACCCCCAGCATTGAGAGGCAGGTGGTCAACAAG CTCCTGCCTGGCCCCACAGAGCCCCCAGCTGTCCAAGGCCCCACCAAAGGTCCCTCCGACACAAAGAGAGCAG ACCTGGCTGGACCCCGTCCCTGCCAACGCTCCCTGTCCATGCTCAGTCCCTGCCAGCCAGCCCAGAACCGAG AGCCCACCACTCTTGCCAGTGGACCTTCCTCATTCCAGCGGGCTGGCTCCGTGCGGGATCGTGTGCGCAAGTTCACATCTGATTCTCCTATGGCTGCTGGGCTTCAGGAGGGTCCACCCCGGTTGGTCCTGGGTCCCTCGACCCCCACAAGACTCCTGGGCCCCTCCCACATCAGCACTACTCCTGCCTCCTCTTCCAACAGCTCCTCCTCACGGGGCCCCAGCGACACCTCCTCCCGACACAGCAAGGAGCCACGAGGAACAGCCAGGCCCCTGGCCCAGCTTCAGAGCTGCCCCCGGGAGGAGGGCCCCGGGAGGCGGGGCTTGGCTGCCAGGCCCCTTGAAAACAGAGCAGGGGGGCCTGTGGCCCGCTCAGAGGAGCCCAGTGCCCTGCTTCCTGTGCCTGTCGGCACTGCCGAGCCAGGGGCCAGTATGAAGACCACATTCACCATCGAGATCAAGGATGGCCGTGGCCAGGCATCCACAGGCCGAGTGCTGCTGCCCACAGGCAACCAGAGGGCAG aaCTGACACTGGGACTACGGGCGCCTCCCACCCTTCTTAGCACCAGCAGTGGGGGCAAGAGCACCATCACCCATATCAGCAGCCCTGGGACCCTGGCGCGCCTGGGTAGCGTCACTCACGTCACCAGCTTCAGCCATGCCTCCCCTGATAGCCGGGGAGGCTGTGGCATTAAG ATGGAGCCAGAGCCAGCAGAGCCCCCGTCTGCAGAAGTGGAAGTGGCTAACGGTGCTGAGCAGACCCGGGTAGACAAAGCACCAGAGACGCGGAGTCCCCTGAACACTGAGGAGCTGATGGCCATCGAGGATGAAAGCATCCTGGACAAGATG CTGGATCAGACTACAGACTTTGAGGAGCGGAAGCTCATCCGGGCTGCGCTACGTGAGCTCCGACAAaagaagagag ACCAGCGGGACAAGGAACGGGAACGGCGGCTACAAGAGGCACGGGCCCGGCCAGGGGAGGGCCGTGGCAACACAGCTACTGAGACCACCACGAGGCACAGCCAGCGGGCAGCCGatggctcagctgtcagcactgtCACCAAGACTGAGCGGCTCGTCCACTCCA ATGATGGCACACGGACGGCCCGCACCACCACAGTGGAGTCGAGTTTTGTGAGGCGCTCGGAGA ATGGTGGTGGCCATACTATGGTGCAAACCAAGACTTTCTCCTCTTCATCATCCAAGAAGATGGGCAG TATCTTCGACCGCGAGGATGAGGCCAGCCCACGGCCCGGCAGCCTGGCCGCACTCGAGAAACgccaagcagagaaaaagaaagagctgatGAAGGCGCAGAGCCTGCCCAAGACCTCAGCCTCCCAGGCGCGCAAGGCCATGATTGagaagctggagaaggaaggTGCCTCTGG CAGCCCTGGTGGACCCCGTGCAGCCGTGCAGCGTTCCACCAGCTTTGGGGTCCCCAATGCCAACAGCATCAAGCAGATGTTGCTGGACTGGTGCCGAGCAAAGACACGTGGTTATGAG CACGTGGATATCCAGAACTTCTCCTCAAGTTGGAGTGATGGGATGGCCTTCTGTGCCCTGGTGCACAACTTCTTCCCTGAGGCATTCGACTATGGGCAGCTCAGCCCACAGAACCGGCGTCAGAACTTTGAGGTGGCCTTCTCATCTGCTGA GACCCATGCGGACTGCCCGCAGCTCCTGGACACAGAGGACATGGTGCGGCTTCGAGAGCCTGACTGGAAGTGCGTGTACACGTACATCCAGGAGTTCTACCGCTGTCTGGTCCAGAAGGGGCTGGTAAAAACCAAAAAGTCCTAA
- the SMTN gene encoding smoothelin isoform X2: MADEALAGLDEGALRKLLEVTADLAERRRIRSAIRELQRQELQREEEALASKRFRAERQDNKENWLHSQQQEAEQQAALARLAGRLESMNDVEELTALLRGAGEYEERKLIRAAIRRIRAQEIEAATLAGRLCSGRPNSGSREESKGQAAHRLERCEVPEREKQKQQAEIPEPTPTPQGTSRDVTTVTLLVQAPPGGTPSLPASPVSSPTTASPEPPLEPSEAQCPAAEAVGSPESPSSPPRATSPEPQELPATPSIERQVVNKLLPGPTEPPAVQGPTKGPSDTKRAGHLSKLPDLAGPRPCQRSLSMLSPCQPAQNREPTTLASGPSSFQRAGSVRDRVRKFTSDSPMAAGLQEGPPRLVLGPSTPTRLLGPSHISTTPASSSNSSSSRGPSDTSSRHSKEPRGTARPLAQLQSCPREEGPGRRGLAARPLENRAGGPVARSEEPSALLPVPVGTAEPGASMKTTFTIEIKDGRGQASTGRVLLPTGNQRAELTLGLRAPPTLLSTSSGGKSTITHISSPGTLARLGSVTHVTSFSHASPDSRGGCGIKMEPEPAEPPSAEVEVANGAEQTRVDKAPETRSPLNTEELMAIEDESILDKMLDQTTDFEERKLIRAALRELRQKKRDQRDKERERRLQEARARPGEGRGNTATETTTRHSQRAADGSAVSTVTKTERLVHSNDGTRTARTTTVESSFVRRSENGGGHTMVQTKTFSSSSSKKMGSIFDREDEASPRPGSLAALEKRQAEKKKELMKAQSLPKTSASQARKAMIEKLEKEGASGSPGGPRAAVQRSTSFGVPNANSIKQMLLDWCRAKTRGYEHVDIQNFSSSWSDGMAFCALVHNFFPEAFDYGQLSPQNRRQNFEVAFSSAETHADCPQLLDTEDMVRLREPDWKCVYTYIQEFYRCLVQKGLVKTKKS; the protein is encoded by the exons ATGGCAGATGAGGCCTTAGCTGGGCTGGACGAAGGAGCCCTGCGGAAGCTG TTGGAGGTCACAGCGGATCTGGCAGAGCGGCGGCGCATCCGCTCAGCCATCCGGGAGTTGCAGCGGCAGGAGCTGCAGCGTGAGGAGGAGGCCCTGGCATCCAAGCGCTTCCGTGCTGAGCGGCAGGACAACAAGGAGAACTGGCTGCA CTCTCAGCAGCAGGAAGCGGAGCAGCAAGCTGCTCTGGCGCGGCTGGCAGGGCGGCTGGAGTCCATGAATGACGTGGAAGAGCTGACTGCACTG CTGCGAGGTGCTGGTGAGTATGAGGAACGCAAGCTGATCCGAGCTGCCATCCGCCGCATAAGGGCCCAGGAGATTGAGG ctGCCACGTTGGCTGGGAGGTTGTGCAGCGGGCGTCCCAACAGTGGCTcaagagaagagagcaaggggCAGGCAGCACACAGGCTGGAACGGTGTGAG GTGCCGGAGCgagagaaacagaagcagcagGCAGAGATCCCAGAGCCAACCCCAACCCCCCAGGGCACCAGCCGAGATGTGACCACAGTGACACTCCTGGTGCAGGCCCCACCTGGGGGCACACCCAGCTTACCTGCCTCACCCGTCAGTTCACCTACCACTGCTTCTCCTGAGCCTCCACTAGAGCCTTCTGAGGCCCAGTGTCCTGCTGCTGAGGCTGTGGGCAGCCCCGAGTCACCCTCCAGCCCACCCAGGGCCACCAGCCCTGAGCCCCAGGAGCTGCCAGCCACCCCCAGCATTGAGAGGCAGGTGGTCAACAAG CTCCTGCCTGGCCCCACAGAGCCCCCAGCTGTCCAAGGCCCCACCAAAGGTCCCTCCGACACAAAGAGAGCAG GCCATCTCTCCAAACTGCCAGACCTGGCTGGACCCCGTCCCTGCCAACGCTCCCTGTCCATGCTCAGTCCCTGCCAGCCAGCCCAGAACCGAG AGCCCACCACTCTTGCCAGTGGACCTTCCTCATTCCAGCGGGCTGGCTCCGTGCGGGATCGTGTGCGCAAGTTCACATCTGATTCTCCTATGGCTGCTGGGCTTCAGGAGGGTCCACCCCGGTTGGTCCTGGGTCCCTCGACCCCCACAAGACTCCTGGGCCCCTCCCACATCAGCACTACTCCTGCCTCCTCTTCCAACAGCTCCTCCTCACGGGGCCCCAGCGACACCTCCTCCCGACACAGCAAGGAGCCACGAGGAACAGCCAGGCCCCTGGCCCAGCTTCAGAGCTGCCCCCGGGAGGAGGGCCCCGGGAGGCGGGGCTTGGCTGCCAGGCCCCTTGAAAACAGAGCAGGGGGGCCTGTGGCCCGCTCAGAGGAGCCCAGTGCCCTGCTTCCTGTGCCTGTCGGCACTGCCGAGCCAGGGGCCAGTATGAAGACCACATTCACCATCGAGATCAAGGATGGCCGTGGCCAGGCATCCACAGGCCGAGTGCTGCTGCCCACAGGCAACCAGAGGGCAG aaCTGACACTGGGACTACGGGCGCCTCCCACCCTTCTTAGCACCAGCAGTGGGGGCAAGAGCACCATCACCCATATCAGCAGCCCTGGGACCCTGGCGCGCCTGGGTAGCGTCACTCACGTCACCAGCTTCAGCCATGCCTCCCCTGATAGCCGGGGAGGCTGTGGCATTAAG ATGGAGCCAGAGCCAGCAGAGCCCCCGTCTGCAGAAGTGGAAGTGGCTAACGGTGCTGAGCAGACCCGGGTAGACAAAGCACCAGAGACGCGGAGTCCCCTGAACACTGAGGAGCTGATGGCCATCGAGGATGAAAGCATCCTGGACAAGATG CTGGATCAGACTACAGACTTTGAGGAGCGGAAGCTCATCCGGGCTGCGCTACGTGAGCTCCGACAAaagaagagag ACCAGCGGGACAAGGAACGGGAACGGCGGCTACAAGAGGCACGGGCCCGGCCAGGGGAGGGCCGTGGCAACACAGCTACTGAGACCACCACGAGGCACAGCCAGCGGGCAGCCGatggctcagctgtcagcactgtCACCAAGACTGAGCGGCTCGTCCACTCCA ATGATGGCACACGGACGGCCCGCACCACCACAGTGGAGTCGAGTTTTGTGAGGCGCTCGGAGA ATGGTGGTGGCCATACTATGGTGCAAACCAAGACTTTCTCCTCTTCATCATCCAAGAAGATGGGCAG TATCTTCGACCGCGAGGATGAGGCCAGCCCACGGCCCGGCAGCCTGGCCGCACTCGAGAAACgccaagcagagaaaaagaaagagctgatGAAGGCGCAGAGCCTGCCCAAGACCTCAGCCTCCCAGGCGCGCAAGGCCATGATTGagaagctggagaaggaaggTGCCTCTGG CAGCCCTGGTGGACCCCGTGCAGCCGTGCAGCGTTCCACCAGCTTTGGGGTCCCCAATGCCAACAGCATCAAGCAGATGTTGCTGGACTGGTGCCGAGCAAAGACACGTGGTTATGAG CACGTGGATATCCAGAACTTCTCCTCAAGTTGGAGTGATGGGATGGCCTTCTGTGCCCTGGTGCACAACTTCTTCCCTGAGGCATTCGACTATGGGCAGCTCAGCCCACAGAACCGGCGTCAGAACTTTGAGGTGGCCTTCTCATCTGCTGA GACCCATGCGGACTGCCCGCAGCTCCTGGACACAGAGGACATGGTGCGGCTTCGAGAGCCTGACTGGAAGTGCGTGTACACGTACATCCAGGAGTTCTACCGCTGTCTGGTCCAGAAGGGGCTGGTAAAAACCAAAAAGTCCTAA